The window TCACCTGCGCCGGGCGCGGCACCTCCAGCGCGTAGTCGCGGAAGTCGGGCAGGTCCAGGTCCTTGGTCAGCAGCCCGCCGTTGGCGTGCGGGGAGGCGCTCATGCGCAGGTCGCCCGTCGGGTTGGCCCGGCGCACGAGCTCGGTGGGGGCGCCGTCGGCGTCGAAGAGCTCCTCCGGCCGGTAGGACCGCAGCCACGTCTCCAGGATCGCCAGGTGCTCGTCGTTGCCCTTGACCCCGGACAGCGGGACCTGGTGGGAGCGCCAGGTGCCGGTGACCCTGACCCCGTCGATCTCCTCCGGGCCGGTCCAGCCCTTCGGCGAGCGCAGCACGATCATCGGCCAGCGCGGGCGCGTGCCGTCCCAGTCGCCACCGCGCGCCGCCTCCTGGATCGCCCGGATCTTCCCGTACGCCTCCGCGAGCACCGCCGCGAAGCGCAGGTGCATGCCGGGCAGGTCGTCGCCCTCGACCTCGAGCACGTCGTAGCCGTGCCCACGCAGCAGCGAGCGGACCTCCTCGGGGTCCTTGCGCCCGAGGACGGTCGGGCCGGCGATCTTCGCGCCGTTGAGGTGCAGGATGGGCAGCACCGCGCCGTCACGGGCGGGGTTGAGGAAGGAGACGCCCTTCCAGGACCCCTCCAGCGGCCCGGTCTCGGCCTCCCCGTCGCCCACGACGGCGATCGCCAGCAGGCTCGGGTTGTCCATCACCGCGCCGAACGCGTGCACCAGGACGTACCCGAGCTCGCCGCCCTCGTGGATCGAGCCCGGCGTCGTCACCGAGACGTGGCTCGGGATGCCGCCCGGGCTGGAGAACTGGCGGAACAGGCGCAGCAGGCCCGCCTCGTCCTGCGTCACGCGCGGGTAGGTCTCGGTGTAGCTGCCCTCGAGGTACGACGCCGCCACGAGCGCCGGCCCGCCGTGGCCGGGCCCGGCGAGGTAGATCGCCTCCTGGCCGGTGTGCCGGATCACGCGCGACACGTGCGCGTAGATGAACGAGAGGCCCGGGCTGGTGCCCCAGTGCCCCAGCAGCCGGGGCTTGATGTGCTCGGAGGAGAGCTGCTCGCGCAGCAGCGGGTTGCCCTGCAGGTAGATCTGGCCGATGGTCAGGTAGTTGTTCGCCCGCCACCAGGCGTCGAGAGCCTCGACCTCGTCGTCGCCGGGATGGGCGAGCGCGTGGAGTACGCCCTCGGTCGTGCTGCCGGTCAGGGTGTCGAGAGCCACCTGCTGTCCTTCCGCTCAGGAGTGGTGCCTGTTCGTGCCTGTTCGTGCCGGAGCAAGGGACTGTGCATCCCTGGACAAACTCTGGCGTAACGGGCGGTGCGCTGTCGATCACAGCCAGCCTTCCAGCGCGGGTGTGGACGGCCCAGGGACCTTCGTCACCCGTGGGGCCGACCAACTCCCCGCGCTACCGCCGGGCGCCGGGACGGCCCCGGCGGCGCCCGCCCGGCCTGCGAAGCGCCGGGTAGGCTCGACCGCCCATGACGGGAGGCTGGACAACGGTGGCGCAAGGCCCGCGCGAGGTCGACCTGCTGGTCGTCGAGGGGGAGGTCGAGCGGGCGCACCGCGCTGTCGTCCTCGCCGGCCGCCGGCTGGAGTCGCTGCGGGGCCCGTCCGGGGGGCGCCGTTCGGGCCGGGCGCTCACCGAGGCCCATCTCTACTTCGCCGACGCGCTGCGCGAGTGGGGCGAGCTCGTGGTCCGGCAGGAGGCGCTGCGCGACGAGCTGTTCGCCGCGCGCGTCGGAGCCCCGGCCCCGCTCGAGGACGCCCGGCCGGCCGGGCCGGGGCCGACCCCGCCCGCCGACCTGCGGGCGGCCCGGATCGCCCTGCGTGACGCCCTCGCCGACTACACCCGGTCCCGTGGGGGCGCGCCGGACCTGCATCGCCGGGCCCGGGCGGTCTGGCGCCGCCGGCTCGAGCAGTGGCAGCAGTTGCTGCTCGAGGAGCGCTCCCCCGCCGGCGGGCGCTCCTTCCCGCAACCGGAGACCGGGCAGACCGAGCCCGGGCAGACCGAGCGCGGGCAGACCGAGCGCGTGCAGACCGAGCCCGCGGCGGGCCCGGCCGGACTGTTCGAGGTCGCCCGGCCGGCCGGCCCCGACGAGGAGGAGGCCCGATGAGCGGGAGCTGGCGCGACGGGGTCCCGACGCTGCACGCCGCGCAGTCCTGCCCCGAGCACCCGGGCGAGCGGCCGCAGCCCAGCTGCCGGCTCTGCCCCACCCCGCAGGAGCAGGCCCGCGAGACCGCTCGCTCCGCCCGTCGCCCGGCCGAGCCGACCGGCGACTGCGCCGCCCACGGGCCCGGCGTGGCGCTCGACGTCTTCGGGCGCTGCCTGGCCTGCCACCCCGCCCTGGCCGGCGTCCGGGAGAAGCCGGCCCGCGAGCCCGCCGACCCGTACGCCGGGGTCCGCGCCATGGTCGAGCAGTGCGCCGACTACGCGCGCAGGCCGCGGCGCGAGCGCTGAGCCGGGCCGCCGAGGCAGCCGTCGAAGACCCTCGGACGGGTGGAACGGGGATGGTGGAACGGCGAAGCCCCCGGCCTGCACGGCAGGCCGGGGGCTTCGAACGGCAGCGGGAGCTCAGTCCAGGTAGTCGCGCAGCACCTGCGACCGCGACGGGTGGCGCAGCTTGCTCATCGTCTTGGACTCGATCTGGCGGATCCGCTCGCGGGTGACCCCGTAGACCTTGCCGATCTCGTCCAGCGTCTTGGGCTGGCCGTCGGTGAGCCCGAACCGCATGGACACCACGCCCGCCTCGCGCTCGGACAGCGTGTCGAGCACCGAGTGCAGCTGCTCCTGGAGCAGCGTGAACGACACGGCCTCGGCCGGGACGACCGCCTCGGAGTCCTCGATGAGGTCGCCGAACTCGGAGTCCCCGTCCTCACCGAGCGGGGTGTGCAGCGAGATGGGCTCGCGGCCGTACTTCTGGACCTCGACGACCTTCTCCGGGGTCATGTCGAGCTCCTTGGCCAGCTCCTCCGGGGTGGGCTCGCGGCCCAGGTCCTGGAGCATCTGGCGCTGCACGCGGGCGAGCTTGTTGATGACCTCGACCATGTGGACCGGGATGCGGATCGTGCGCGCCTGGTCGGCCATGGCGCGCGTGATCGCCTGGCGGATCCACCACGTCGCGTAGGTCGAGAACTTGTAGCCCTTGGTGTAGTCGAACTTCTCGACCGCCCGGATGAGGCCCAGGTTGCCCTCCTGGATCAGGTCCAGGAAGAGCATGCCGCGGCCGGTGTAGCGCTTGGCCAGCGAGACGACCAGGCGCAGGTTGGCCTCGAGCAGGTGGTTCTTGGCCCGGCGCCCGTCCTCGGCGATCCAGT of the Motilibacter aurantiacus genome contains:
- a CDS encoding phosphoketolase family protein; this translates as MALDTLTGSTTEGVLHALAHPGDDEVEALDAWWRANNYLTIGQIYLQGNPLLREQLSSEHIKPRLLGHWGTSPGLSFIYAHVSRVIRHTGQEAIYLAGPGHGGPALVAASYLEGSYTETYPRVTQDEAGLLRLFRQFSSPGGIPSHVSVTTPGSIHEGGELGYVLVHAFGAVMDNPSLLAIAVVGDGEAETGPLEGSWKGVSFLNPARDGAVLPILHLNGAKIAGPTVLGRKDPEEVRSLLRGHGYDVLEVEGDDLPGMHLRFAAVLAEAYGKIRAIQEAARGGDWDGTRPRWPMIVLRSPKGWTGPEEIDGVRVTGTWRSHQVPLSGVKGNDEHLAILETWLRSYRPEELFDADGAPTELVRRANPTGDLRMSASPHANGGLLTKDLDLPDFRDYALEVPRPAQVKAESTRQLGALLRDVYVRNDDRFRLFCPDETNSNRLGAVFEASDRAFMEQVTSDDLAIGRDGRVMEVLSEHNCHGWLEGYTLTGRHGMFATYEAFAMVSASQTVQHGKWLEEATHLPWRAKVPSLNILLTSTAWRNDHNGFSHQGPGLIQVALTQRQDVSRVYLPPDANTLLSVADHCLRSRSYINLLVIDKQPQLQWLTMDEAIEHCRRGAGTWDWAGNEDGADDPDIVLACAGDVVTMETVAAAQILKERLPQLRTRVVNVVDLMTLLRPRDHSHGMSPTYFTELFTDDTDVVFAFHGFPGAIHQLVHGRPDADRFRVRGFIEEGTTTTPFDMVVRNRTSRYHLVMDAINNAKRTPRGATELKAWCEQKLAEHAAYVVEHLEDMPEVRDWSLGDWAERG